One genomic region from Branchiostoma lanceolatum isolate klBraLanc5 chromosome 7, klBraLanc5.hap2, whole genome shotgun sequence encodes:
- the LOC136439290 gene encoding hepatocyte nuclear factor 4-gamma-like isoform X4, whose protein sequence is MIGLRHPWPLPLPATLPARRKPLNQPPVQGSSEGPTSSFPCPTTRQQMPGQRIMTGKKSEEAMFGGSDNMTGLPTIKPPVQMVKQPQADFTLGAETDVTLSQCAICGDRATGKHYGAASCDGCKGFFRRSVRKNHVYTCRFNRMCVVDKDKRNQCRYCRLKKCFRAGMKKEGTVQNERDRISSRRTSYEDPGAGGPLSVSALMNAEILSRQISTPLSGGDPHSKKIAMINDICESMKQQLLILVEWAKYIPTFCELPLDDQVALLRAHAGEHLLLGVARRSMALKDCLLLGNDFIIPRNSPEIEVSRIACRVLDELVKPLVEVAIDDSEFACLKALVFFDPDSSHFLDAKGLSERGKIKSMRYQVQLNLEDYINDRQYESRGRFGEILLLLPTLQSITWQMIEQIQFAKLFGVAKIDNLLQEMLLGGGSADQSEAPPSPPIGASTDNPPHPATHPHLDPTTAMHLANGAAPDTPLPSPSISPPEFKLPASALEYKLPVTSALLPSSKGPTTVSVPVTVSIPQQSVSQAQVTIPKQEVL, encoded by the exons ATGATCGGATTACGCCATCCCtggcccctcccccttcccgcAACTCTCCCAGCTCGCCGCAAGCCGCTCAACCAGCCGCCGGTCCAAGGGTCTTCCGAGGGTCCAACGTCCAGTTTCCCCTGCCCAACCACCCGTCAACAGATGCCGGGTCAACGCATTATGACCGGGAAAAAGTCCGAAGAAG CCATGTTTGGTGGATCGGACAACATGACCGGGCTACCCACCATCAAACCACCAG TTCAAATGGTGAAGCAGCCCCAGGCTGATTTTACCTTGGGTGCAGAGACAGACGTCACCTTGTCACAATGTGCAATCTGCGGAGACCGTGCCACAGGGAAGCACTACGGCGCCGCCAGCTGCGACGGCTGCAAGGGCTTCTTCAGACGCAGCGTACGCAAGAACCATGTCTACACTTGCAG ATTCAACCGTATGTGTGTAGTGGACAAAGACAAGAGGAACCAGTGCAGATACTGCAGGCTGAAGAAGTGCTTCAGGGCTGGCATGAAGAAAGAAGGTA CTGTCCAGAATGAGAGAGACCGCATCAGTTCTCGCCGAACGAGCTACGAGGACCCCGGCGCAGGAGGACCGCTGTCCGTCAGCGCCCTCATGAATGCAGAAATCCTGTCTAGACAG ATCTCCACACCACTGTCAGGCGGTGACCCACATTCCAAGAAGATAGCGATGATAAACGATATCTGTGAGTCCATGAAGCAGCAGCTCCTGATCCTGGTGGAGTGGGCAAAGTACATCCCCACCTTCTGTGAACTGCCGCTTGATGATCAG GTGGCCTTGCTTAGAGCACATGCAGGTGAGCACCTGTTGCTGGGCGTGGCCCGACGATCCATGGCCCTGAAGGACTGCCTCCTCCTGGGGAATGACTTCATCATTCCACGCAACAGTCCAGAGATCGAGGTCAGCCGCATCGCGTGTCGTGTCCTGGACGAGCTGGTCAAGCCGCTGGTGGAGGTGGCCATCGACGACAGCGAGTTCGCCTGCCTGAAGGCCCTGGTGTTTTTCGATCCAG ATTCTTCCCATTTCCTAGATGCCAAGGGCTTGAGCGAGCGTGGCAAGATCAAGTCCATGCgttaccaggtacagctcaacCTGGAAGACTACATCAACGACAGACAGTATGAGTCGCGTGGGCGCTTCGGTGAGATCCTTCTCCTCCTGCCGACCCTCCAGAGCATCACGTGGCAGATGATCGAACAGATCCAGTTTGCTAAACTGTTTGGGGTGGCAAAGATTGATAACCTGCTACAAGAGATGCTCCTGGGAG GGGGCTCTGCAGATCAGTCTGAGGCGCCACCCTCACCGCCCATTG GTGCAAGCACAGACAACCCTCCCCATCCGGCCACCCACCCCCACCTGGACCCAACCACAGCCATGCACCTGGCTAACGGTGCTGCACctgacacccccctcccctcccccagcATCTCTCCACCCGAGTTCAAACTCCCCGCCTCCGCCCTGGAGTACAAGCTGCCTGTGACCTCGGCACTCCTGCCCAGCTCCAAGGGGCCCACGACAGTCTCTGTGCCGGTCACAGTGTCCATTCCTCAACAGTCGGTCAGCCAGGCACAAGTCACCATCCCCAAACAGGAGGTGTTGTGA
- the LOC136439290 gene encoding hepatocyte nuclear factor 4-gamma-like isoform X7 → MIGLRHPWPLPLPATLPARRKPLNQPPVQGSSEGPTSSFPCPTTRQQMPGQRIMTGKKSEEAMFGGSDNMTGLPTIKPPVQMVKQPQADFTLGAETDVTLSQCAICGDRATGKHYGAASCDGCKGFFRRSVRKNHVYTCRFNRMCVVDKDKRNQCRYCRLKKCFRAGMKKEGTVQNERDRISSRRTSYEDPGAGGPLSVSALMNAEILSRQVEKPFGISTPLSGGDPHSKKIAMINDICESMKQQLLILVEWAKYIPTFCELPLDDQVALLRAHAGEHLLLGVARRSMALKDCLLLGNDFIIPRNSPEIEVSRIACRVLDELVKPLVEVAIDDSEFACLKALVFFDPDSSHFLDAKGLSERGKIKSMRYQVQLNLEDYINDRQYESRGRFGEILLLLPTLQSITWQMIEQIQFAKLFGVAKIDNLLQEMLLGGASTDNPPHPATHPHLDPTTAMHLANGAAPDTPLPSPSISPPEFKLPASALEYKLPVTSALLPSSKGPTTVSVPVTVSIPQQSVSQAQVTIPKQEVL, encoded by the exons ATGATCGGATTACGCCATCCCtggcccctcccccttcccgcAACTCTCCCAGCTCGCCGCAAGCCGCTCAACCAGCCGCCGGTCCAAGGGTCTTCCGAGGGTCCAACGTCCAGTTTCCCCTGCCCAACCACCCGTCAACAGATGCCGGGTCAACGCATTATGACCGGGAAAAAGTCCGAAGAAG CCATGTTTGGTGGATCGGACAACATGACCGGGCTACCCACCATCAAACCACCAG TTCAAATGGTGAAGCAGCCCCAGGCTGATTTTACCTTGGGTGCAGAGACAGACGTCACCTTGTCACAATGTGCAATCTGCGGAGACCGTGCCACAGGGAAGCACTACGGCGCCGCCAGCTGCGACGGCTGCAAGGGCTTCTTCAGACGCAGCGTACGCAAGAACCATGTCTACACTTGCAG ATTCAACCGTATGTGTGTAGTGGACAAAGACAAGAGGAACCAGTGCAGATACTGCAGGCTGAAGAAGTGCTTCAGGGCTGGCATGAAGAAAGAAGGTA CTGTCCAGAATGAGAGAGACCGCATCAGTTCTCGCCGAACGAGCTACGAGGACCCCGGCGCAGGAGGACCGCTGTCCGTCAGCGCCCTCATGAATGCAGAAATCCTGTCTAGACAGGTAGAGAAACCATTTGGC ATCTCCACACCACTGTCAGGCGGTGACCCACATTCCAAGAAGATAGCGATGATAAACGATATCTGTGAGTCCATGAAGCAGCAGCTCCTGATCCTGGTGGAGTGGGCAAAGTACATCCCCACCTTCTGTGAACTGCCGCTTGATGATCAG GTGGCCTTGCTTAGAGCACATGCAGGTGAGCACCTGTTGCTGGGCGTGGCCCGACGATCCATGGCCCTGAAGGACTGCCTCCTCCTGGGGAATGACTTCATCATTCCACGCAACAGTCCAGAGATCGAGGTCAGCCGCATCGCGTGTCGTGTCCTGGACGAGCTGGTCAAGCCGCTGGTGGAGGTGGCCATCGACGACAGCGAGTTCGCCTGCCTGAAGGCCCTGGTGTTTTTCGATCCAG ATTCTTCCCATTTCCTAGATGCCAAGGGCTTGAGCGAGCGTGGCAAGATCAAGTCCATGCgttaccaggtacagctcaacCTGGAAGACTACATCAACGACAGACAGTATGAGTCGCGTGGGCGCTTCGGTGAGATCCTTCTCCTCCTGCCGACCCTCCAGAGCATCACGTGGCAGATGATCGAACAGATCCAGTTTGCTAAACTGTTTGGGGTGGCAAAGATTGATAACCTGCTACAAGAGATGCTCCTGGGAG GTGCAAGCACAGACAACCCTCCCCATCCGGCCACCCACCCCCACCTGGACCCAACCACAGCCATGCACCTGGCTAACGGTGCTGCACctgacacccccctcccctcccccagcATCTCTCCACCCGAGTTCAAACTCCCCGCCTCCGCCCTGGAGTACAAGCTGCCTGTGACCTCGGCACTCCTGCCCAGCTCCAAGGGGCCCACGACAGTCTCTGTGCCGGTCACAGTGTCCATTCCTCAACAGTCGGTCAGCCAGGCACAAGTCACCATCCCCAAACAGGAGGTGTTGTGA
- the LOC136439290 gene encoding hepatocyte nuclear factor 4-gamma-like isoform X1, which translates to MIGLRHPWPLPLPATLPARRKPLNQPPVQGSSEGPTSSFPCPTTRQQMPGQRIMTGKKSEEAMFGGSDNMTGLPTIKPPVQMVKQPQADFTLGAETDVTLSQCAICGDRATGKHYGAASCDGCKGFFRRSVRKNHVYTCRFNRMCVVDKDKRNQCRYCRLKKCFRAGMKKEGTVQNERDRISSRRTSYEDPGAGGPLSVSALMNAEILSRQVEKPFGISTPLSGGDPHSKKIAMINDICESMKQQLLILVEWAKYIPTFCELPLDDQVALLRAHAGEHLLLGVARRSMALKDCLLLGNDFIIPRNSPEIEVSRIACRVLDELVKPLVEVAIDDSEFACLKALVFFDPDSSHFLDAKGLSERGKIKSMRYQVQLNLEDYINDRQYESRGRFGEILLLLPTLQSITWQMIEQIQFAKLFGVAKIDNLLQEMLLGGGSADQSEAPPSPPIGASTDNPPHPATHPHLDPTTAMHLANGAAPDTPLPSPSISPPEFKLPASALEYKLPVTSALLPSSKGPTTVSVPVTVSIPQQSVSQAQVTIPKQEVL; encoded by the exons ATGATCGGATTACGCCATCCCtggcccctcccccttcccgcAACTCTCCCAGCTCGCCGCAAGCCGCTCAACCAGCCGCCGGTCCAAGGGTCTTCCGAGGGTCCAACGTCCAGTTTCCCCTGCCCAACCACCCGTCAACAGATGCCGGGTCAACGCATTATGACCGGGAAAAAGTCCGAAGAAG CCATGTTTGGTGGATCGGACAACATGACCGGGCTACCCACCATCAAACCACCAG TTCAAATGGTGAAGCAGCCCCAGGCTGATTTTACCTTGGGTGCAGAGACAGACGTCACCTTGTCACAATGTGCAATCTGCGGAGACCGTGCCACAGGGAAGCACTACGGCGCCGCCAGCTGCGACGGCTGCAAGGGCTTCTTCAGACGCAGCGTACGCAAGAACCATGTCTACACTTGCAG ATTCAACCGTATGTGTGTAGTGGACAAAGACAAGAGGAACCAGTGCAGATACTGCAGGCTGAAGAAGTGCTTCAGGGCTGGCATGAAGAAAGAAGGTA CTGTCCAGAATGAGAGAGACCGCATCAGTTCTCGCCGAACGAGCTACGAGGACCCCGGCGCAGGAGGACCGCTGTCCGTCAGCGCCCTCATGAATGCAGAAATCCTGTCTAGACAGGTAGAGAAACCATTTGGC ATCTCCACACCACTGTCAGGCGGTGACCCACATTCCAAGAAGATAGCGATGATAAACGATATCTGTGAGTCCATGAAGCAGCAGCTCCTGATCCTGGTGGAGTGGGCAAAGTACATCCCCACCTTCTGTGAACTGCCGCTTGATGATCAG GTGGCCTTGCTTAGAGCACATGCAGGTGAGCACCTGTTGCTGGGCGTGGCCCGACGATCCATGGCCCTGAAGGACTGCCTCCTCCTGGGGAATGACTTCATCATTCCACGCAACAGTCCAGAGATCGAGGTCAGCCGCATCGCGTGTCGTGTCCTGGACGAGCTGGTCAAGCCGCTGGTGGAGGTGGCCATCGACGACAGCGAGTTCGCCTGCCTGAAGGCCCTGGTGTTTTTCGATCCAG ATTCTTCCCATTTCCTAGATGCCAAGGGCTTGAGCGAGCGTGGCAAGATCAAGTCCATGCgttaccaggtacagctcaacCTGGAAGACTACATCAACGACAGACAGTATGAGTCGCGTGGGCGCTTCGGTGAGATCCTTCTCCTCCTGCCGACCCTCCAGAGCATCACGTGGCAGATGATCGAACAGATCCAGTTTGCTAAACTGTTTGGGGTGGCAAAGATTGATAACCTGCTACAAGAGATGCTCCTGGGAG GGGGCTCTGCAGATCAGTCTGAGGCGCCACCCTCACCGCCCATTG GTGCAAGCACAGACAACCCTCCCCATCCGGCCACCCACCCCCACCTGGACCCAACCACAGCCATGCACCTGGCTAACGGTGCTGCACctgacacccccctcccctcccccagcATCTCTCCACCCGAGTTCAAACTCCCCGCCTCCGCCCTGGAGTACAAGCTGCCTGTGACCTCGGCACTCCTGCCCAGCTCCAAGGGGCCCACGACAGTCTCTGTGCCGGTCACAGTGTCCATTCCTCAACAGTCGGTCAGCCAGGCACAAGTCACCATCCCCAAACAGGAGGTGTTGTGA
- the LOC136439290 gene encoding hepatocyte nuclear factor 4-gamma-like isoform X5: MIGLRHPWPLPLPATLPARRKPLNQPPVQGSSEGPTSSFPCPTTRQQMPGQRIMTGKKSEEAMFGGSDNMTGLPTIKPPVQMVKQPQADFTLGAETDVTLSQCAICGDRATGKHYGAASCDGCKGFFRRSVRKNHVYTCRFNRMCVVDKDKRNQCRYCRLKKCFRAGMKKEAVQNERDRISSRRTSYEDPGAGGPLSVSALMNAEILSRQVEKPFGISTPLSGGDPHSKKIAMINDICESMKQQLLILVEWAKYIPTFCELPLDDQVALLRAHAGEHLLLGVARRSMALKDCLLLGNDFIIPRNSPEIEVSRIACRVLDELVKPLVEVAIDDSEFACLKALVFFDPDAKGLSERGKIKSMRYQVQLNLEDYINDRQYESRGRFGEILLLLPTLQSITWQMIEQIQFAKLFGVAKIDNLLQEMLLGGGSADQSEAPPSPPIGASTDNPPHPATHPHLDPTTAMHLANGAAPDTPLPSPSISPPEFKLPASALEYKLPVTSALLPSSKGPTTVSVPVTVSIPQQSVSQAQVTIPKQEVL; the protein is encoded by the exons ATGATCGGATTACGCCATCCCtggcccctcccccttcccgcAACTCTCCCAGCTCGCCGCAAGCCGCTCAACCAGCCGCCGGTCCAAGGGTCTTCCGAGGGTCCAACGTCCAGTTTCCCCTGCCCAACCACCCGTCAACAGATGCCGGGTCAACGCATTATGACCGGGAAAAAGTCCGAAGAAG CCATGTTTGGTGGATCGGACAACATGACCGGGCTACCCACCATCAAACCACCAG TTCAAATGGTGAAGCAGCCCCAGGCTGATTTTACCTTGGGTGCAGAGACAGACGTCACCTTGTCACAATGTGCAATCTGCGGAGACCGTGCCACAGGGAAGCACTACGGCGCCGCCAGCTGCGACGGCTGCAAGGGCTTCTTCAGACGCAGCGTACGCAAGAACCATGTCTACACTTGCAG ATTCAACCGTATGTGTGTAGTGGACAAAGACAAGAGGAACCAGTGCAGATACTGCAGGCTGAAGAAGTGCTTCAGGGCTGGCATGAAGAAAGAAG CTGTCCAGAATGAGAGAGACCGCATCAGTTCTCGCCGAACGAGCTACGAGGACCCCGGCGCAGGAGGACCGCTGTCCGTCAGCGCCCTCATGAATGCAGAAATCCTGTCTAGACAGGTAGAGAAACCATTTGGC ATCTCCACACCACTGTCAGGCGGTGACCCACATTCCAAGAAGATAGCGATGATAAACGATATCTGTGAGTCCATGAAGCAGCAGCTCCTGATCCTGGTGGAGTGGGCAAAGTACATCCCCACCTTCTGTGAACTGCCGCTTGATGATCAG GTGGCCTTGCTTAGAGCACATGCAGGTGAGCACCTGTTGCTGGGCGTGGCCCGACGATCCATGGCCCTGAAGGACTGCCTCCTCCTGGGGAATGACTTCATCATTCCACGCAACAGTCCAGAGATCGAGGTCAGCCGCATCGCGTGTCGTGTCCTGGACGAGCTGGTCAAGCCGCTGGTGGAGGTGGCCATCGACGACAGCGAGTTCGCCTGCCTGAAGGCCCTGGTGTTTTTCGATCCAG ATGCCAAGGGCTTGAGCGAGCGTGGCAAGATCAAGTCCATGCgttaccaggtacagctcaacCTGGAAGACTACATCAACGACAGACAGTATGAGTCGCGTGGGCGCTTCGGTGAGATCCTTCTCCTCCTGCCGACCCTCCAGAGCATCACGTGGCAGATGATCGAACAGATCCAGTTTGCTAAACTGTTTGGGGTGGCAAAGATTGATAACCTGCTACAAGAGATGCTCCTGGGAG GGGGCTCTGCAGATCAGTCTGAGGCGCCACCCTCACCGCCCATTG GTGCAAGCACAGACAACCCTCCCCATCCGGCCACCCACCCCCACCTGGACCCAACCACAGCCATGCACCTGGCTAACGGTGCTGCACctgacacccccctcccctcccccagcATCTCTCCACCCGAGTTCAAACTCCCCGCCTCCGCCCTGGAGTACAAGCTGCCTGTGACCTCGGCACTCCTGCCCAGCTCCAAGGGGCCCACGACAGTCTCTGTGCCGGTCACAGTGTCCATTCCTCAACAGTCGGTCAGCCAGGCACAAGTCACCATCCCCAAACAGGAGGTGTTGTGA
- the LOC136439290 gene encoding hepatocyte nuclear factor 4-gamma-like isoform X9: MIGLRHPWPLPLPATLPARRKPLNQPPVQGSSEGPTSSFPCPTTRQQMPGQRIMTGKKSEEAMFGGSDNMTGLPTIKPPVQMVKQPQADFTLGAETDVTLSQCAICGDRATGKHYGAASCDGCKGFFRRSVRKNHVYTCRFNRMCVVDKDKRNQCRYCRLKKCFRAGMKKEGTVQNERDRISSRRTSYEDPGAGGPLSVSALMNAEILSRQVEKPFGISTPLSGGDPHSKKIAMINDICESMKQQLLILVEWAKYIPTFCELPLDDQVALLRAHAGEHLLLGVARRSMALKDCLLLGNDFIIPRNSPEIEVSRIACRVLDELVKPLVEVAIDDSEFACLKALVFFDPDAKGLSERGKIKSMRYQVQLNLEDYINDRQYESRGRFGEILLLLPTLQSITWQMIEQIQFAKLFGVAKIDNLLQEMLLGGASTDNPPHPATHPHLDPTTAMHLANGAAPDTPLPSPSISPPEFKLPASALEYKLPVTSALLPSSKGPTTVSVPVTVSIPQQSVSQAQVTIPKQEVL, encoded by the exons ATGATCGGATTACGCCATCCCtggcccctcccccttcccgcAACTCTCCCAGCTCGCCGCAAGCCGCTCAACCAGCCGCCGGTCCAAGGGTCTTCCGAGGGTCCAACGTCCAGTTTCCCCTGCCCAACCACCCGTCAACAGATGCCGGGTCAACGCATTATGACCGGGAAAAAGTCCGAAGAAG CCATGTTTGGTGGATCGGACAACATGACCGGGCTACCCACCATCAAACCACCAG TTCAAATGGTGAAGCAGCCCCAGGCTGATTTTACCTTGGGTGCAGAGACAGACGTCACCTTGTCACAATGTGCAATCTGCGGAGACCGTGCCACAGGGAAGCACTACGGCGCCGCCAGCTGCGACGGCTGCAAGGGCTTCTTCAGACGCAGCGTACGCAAGAACCATGTCTACACTTGCAG ATTCAACCGTATGTGTGTAGTGGACAAAGACAAGAGGAACCAGTGCAGATACTGCAGGCTGAAGAAGTGCTTCAGGGCTGGCATGAAGAAAGAAGGTA CTGTCCAGAATGAGAGAGACCGCATCAGTTCTCGCCGAACGAGCTACGAGGACCCCGGCGCAGGAGGACCGCTGTCCGTCAGCGCCCTCATGAATGCAGAAATCCTGTCTAGACAGGTAGAGAAACCATTTGGC ATCTCCACACCACTGTCAGGCGGTGACCCACATTCCAAGAAGATAGCGATGATAAACGATATCTGTGAGTCCATGAAGCAGCAGCTCCTGATCCTGGTGGAGTGGGCAAAGTACATCCCCACCTTCTGTGAACTGCCGCTTGATGATCAG GTGGCCTTGCTTAGAGCACATGCAGGTGAGCACCTGTTGCTGGGCGTGGCCCGACGATCCATGGCCCTGAAGGACTGCCTCCTCCTGGGGAATGACTTCATCATTCCACGCAACAGTCCAGAGATCGAGGTCAGCCGCATCGCGTGTCGTGTCCTGGACGAGCTGGTCAAGCCGCTGGTGGAGGTGGCCATCGACGACAGCGAGTTCGCCTGCCTGAAGGCCCTGGTGTTTTTCGATCCAG ATGCCAAGGGCTTGAGCGAGCGTGGCAAGATCAAGTCCATGCgttaccaggtacagctcaacCTGGAAGACTACATCAACGACAGACAGTATGAGTCGCGTGGGCGCTTCGGTGAGATCCTTCTCCTCCTGCCGACCCTCCAGAGCATCACGTGGCAGATGATCGAACAGATCCAGTTTGCTAAACTGTTTGGGGTGGCAAAGATTGATAACCTGCTACAAGAGATGCTCCTGGGAG GTGCAAGCACAGACAACCCTCCCCATCCGGCCACCCACCCCCACCTGGACCCAACCACAGCCATGCACCTGGCTAACGGTGCTGCACctgacacccccctcccctcccccagcATCTCTCCACCCGAGTTCAAACTCCCCGCCTCCGCCCTGGAGTACAAGCTGCCTGTGACCTCGGCACTCCTGCCCAGCTCCAAGGGGCCCACGACAGTCTCTGTGCCGGTCACAGTGTCCATTCCTCAACAGTCGGTCAGCCAGGCACAAGTCACCATCCCCAAACAGGAGGTGTTGTGA
- the LOC136439290 gene encoding hepatocyte nuclear factor 4-gamma-like isoform X11, with protein MFGGSDNMTGLPTIKPPVQMVKQPQADFTLGAETDVTLSQCAICGDRATGKHYGAASCDGCKGFFRRSVRKNHVYTCRFNRMCVVDKDKRNQCRYCRLKKCFRAGMKKEGTVQNERDRISSRRTSYEDPGAGGPLSVSALMNAEILSRQVEKPFGISTPLSGGDPHSKKIAMINDICESMKQQLLILVEWAKYIPTFCELPLDDQVALLRAHAGEHLLLGVARRSMALKDCLLLGNDFIIPRNSPEIEVSRIACRVLDELVKPLVEVAIDDSEFACLKALVFFDPDSSHFLDAKGLSERGKIKSMRYQVQLNLEDYINDRQYESRGRFGEILLLLPTLQSITWQMIEQIQFAKLFGVAKIDNLLQEMLLGGGSADQSEAPPSPPIGASTDNPPHPATHPHLDPTTAMHLANGAAPDTPLPSPSISPPEFKLPASALEYKLPVTSALLPSSKGPTTVSVPVTVSIPQQSVSQAQVTIPKQEVL; from the exons ATGTTTGGTGGATCGGACAACATGACCGGGCTACCCACCATCAAACCACCAG TTCAAATGGTGAAGCAGCCCCAGGCTGATTTTACCTTGGGTGCAGAGACAGACGTCACCTTGTCACAATGTGCAATCTGCGGAGACCGTGCCACAGGGAAGCACTACGGCGCCGCCAGCTGCGACGGCTGCAAGGGCTTCTTCAGACGCAGCGTACGCAAGAACCATGTCTACACTTGCAG ATTCAACCGTATGTGTGTAGTGGACAAAGACAAGAGGAACCAGTGCAGATACTGCAGGCTGAAGAAGTGCTTCAGGGCTGGCATGAAGAAAGAAGGTA CTGTCCAGAATGAGAGAGACCGCATCAGTTCTCGCCGAACGAGCTACGAGGACCCCGGCGCAGGAGGACCGCTGTCCGTCAGCGCCCTCATGAATGCAGAAATCCTGTCTAGACAGGTAGAGAAACCATTTGGC ATCTCCACACCACTGTCAGGCGGTGACCCACATTCCAAGAAGATAGCGATGATAAACGATATCTGTGAGTCCATGAAGCAGCAGCTCCTGATCCTGGTGGAGTGGGCAAAGTACATCCCCACCTTCTGTGAACTGCCGCTTGATGATCAG GTGGCCTTGCTTAGAGCACATGCAGGTGAGCACCTGTTGCTGGGCGTGGCCCGACGATCCATGGCCCTGAAGGACTGCCTCCTCCTGGGGAATGACTTCATCATTCCACGCAACAGTCCAGAGATCGAGGTCAGCCGCATCGCGTGTCGTGTCCTGGACGAGCTGGTCAAGCCGCTGGTGGAGGTGGCCATCGACGACAGCGAGTTCGCCTGCCTGAAGGCCCTGGTGTTTTTCGATCCAG ATTCTTCCCATTTCCTAGATGCCAAGGGCTTGAGCGAGCGTGGCAAGATCAAGTCCATGCgttaccaggtacagctcaacCTGGAAGACTACATCAACGACAGACAGTATGAGTCGCGTGGGCGCTTCGGTGAGATCCTTCTCCTCCTGCCGACCCTCCAGAGCATCACGTGGCAGATGATCGAACAGATCCAGTTTGCTAAACTGTTTGGGGTGGCAAAGATTGATAACCTGCTACAAGAGATGCTCCTGGGAG GGGGCTCTGCAGATCAGTCTGAGGCGCCACCCTCACCGCCCATTG GTGCAAGCACAGACAACCCTCCCCATCCGGCCACCCACCCCCACCTGGACCCAACCACAGCCATGCACCTGGCTAACGGTGCTGCACctgacacccccctcccctcccccagcATCTCTCCACCCGAGTTCAAACTCCCCGCCTCCGCCCTGGAGTACAAGCTGCCTGTGACCTCGGCACTCCTGCCCAGCTCCAAGGGGCCCACGACAGTCTCTGTGCCGGTCACAGTGTCCATTCCTCAACAGTCGGTCAGCCAGGCACAAGTCACCATCCCCAAACAGGAGGTGTTGTGA